From the Mangifera indica cultivar Alphonso chromosome 10, CATAS_Mindica_2.1, whole genome shotgun sequence genome, one window contains:
- the LOC123227665 gene encoding pentatricopeptide repeat-containing protein At2g15690, mitochondrial-like: MASLMAIRSTRSQRLSQFKVRHQSFNSPCLNDLLNIVDKTLTLKIAKPLSTSAAPNEYSSPHSQSPLPDSRIFHDHRNGDNSHWATHQGQNQRNFSNNQFNYPNRGYPNQGQRYPNQGHGYPQQPQQHDANQNPYQDPNNQNYQQTRPTDQWNRQSSSHVNIHNQNYQQPRSPNEWNNQQNQGYPQARSPNQWVPQGQQSNSNQAHVSSLVPSPAPAPSIVDLAQLCQEGKVKDAIELMDKGVKADASCFYALFELCGNAKSFENGKKVHDYFLQSTWRGDLALNNKVIGMYGKCASMIDARRVFDHMPDRNMDSWHLMINGYADNGLGDEGLQLFEQMRKLGLKPNEQTFLAVFSACGSADAIEEGFIHFESMKNEFGINPGIEHYIGLIGVLGKSGHLYEAQQFIEEKLPFEPTAEIWDALRNYARIHGDIDLEDQAEELMVYLDPSKAITNKIPTPPPKKYTSISMLDGQNRILEFRNPTLYKDDEKLKALKQMKEASYVPDTRYVLHDIDQEAKEQALLYHSERLAIAYGLISTPARTPLRIIKNLRVCGDCHNAIKIMSKIVGRELIVRDNKRFHHFKDGKCSCGDYW; this comes from the coding sequence ATGGCGTCTCTCATGGCGATACGGAGCACACGCAGCCAGAGGCTTTCTCAGTTTAAGGTACGCCATCAGTCTTTTAACTCCCCTTGTCTAAACGATCTTCTGAATATCGTCGACAAAACCCTAACTCTAAAAATAGCAAAACCTTTAAGTACGTCTGCTGCCCCAAATGAGTACTCATCACCACATTCACAATCACCATTGCCtgattctaggatttttcaCGACCATAGGAATGGTGATAATAGTCATTGGGCCACGCATCAAGGCCAAAATCAGCGGAATTTTAGTAATAATCAGTTCAATTATCCAAACAGGGGATACCCTAATCAGGGACAGAGATATCCTAATCAAGGACATGGATATCCTCAACAGCCTCAGCAACATGATGCTAATCAGAATCCGTATCAAGACCCTAATAATCAGAATTATCAGCAAACCAGACCCACAGATCAGTGGAACAGACAAAGCTCTAGTCACGTGAATATTCATAACCAGAATTATCAGCAACCCAGAAGCCCTAATGAGTGGAACAATCAACAAAATCAGGGTTACCCACAAGCTAGAAGCCCTAACCAGTGGGTCCCACAAGGTCAACAGAGTAACTCGAATCAGGCTCATGTTAGCAGTCTAGTGCCATCACCGGCTCCAGCTCCTTCGATTGTTGATTTGGCACAGTTGTGTCAGGAAGGTAAGGTTAAAGATGCTATTGAGTTGATGGATAAAGGTGTTAAAGCTGATGCTAGTTGTTTTTATGCTTTGTTTGAGTTGTGTGGAAATGCAAAGTCATTTGAGAACGGGAAAAAGGTTCATGATTACTTCTTACAATCGACATGGAGGGGAGATTTGGCCTTGAATAATAAGGTGATTGGAATGTATGGAAAGTGTGCGAGTATGATCGATGCCCGGAGGGTGTTTGATCACATGCCAGATAGGAATATGGATTCGTGGCATCTGATGATAAATGGGTATGCAGATAATGGCTTGGGAGATGAGGGTTTGCAGTTGTTCGAGCAGATGAGGAAGCTAGGGTTGAAACCAAATGAACAAACATTTCTTGCTGTTTTCTCAGCTTGTGGTAGTGCGGATGCTATTGAAGAAGGTTTTATACATTTCGAGTCTATGAAGAATGAGTTTGGGATAAATCCTGGGATTGAACATTACATAGGGCTGATTGGGGTTCTTGGAAAATCTGGGCATCTTTACGAAGCTCAACAATTCATCGAGGAGAAACTGCCTTTTGAACCCACAGCAGAGATTTGGGATGCTTTGAGAAATTATGCTCGAATTCATGGAGATATCGATTTAGAAGACCAGGCGGAGGAGTTAATGGTTTATCTTGATCCATCCAAGGCAATCACTAATAAGATCCCTACCCCTCCACCTAAGAAGTATACTTCAATTAGCATGCTTGATGGGCAGAATAGAATTCTGGAGTTCCGAAACCCAACTCTTTACAAGGATGATGAAAAATTGAAGGCATTGAAGCAAATGAAGGAAGCAAGTTATGTACCTGATACAAGATATGTACTTCATGACATCGATCAGGAGGCTAAAGAGCAGGCTTTGCTCTACCATAGTGAACGATTGGCAATAGCATATGGTCTTATCAGTACTCCGGCCAGGACACCTCTTAGGATCATTAAGAATCTTCGTGTTTGTGGTGACTGTCATAATGCCATCAAGATCATGTCCAAGATAGTTGGGAGGGAATTGATTGTTAGGGACAATAAACGTTTCCACCATTTCAAAGATGGCAAGTGCTCTTGCGGGGATTACTGGTGA